The Strix aluco isolate bStrAlu1 chromosome 1, bStrAlu1.hap1, whole genome shotgun sequence genome has a window encoding:
- the SLC35B3 gene encoding adenosine 3'-phospho 5'-phosphosulfate transporter 2 isoform X2, which translates to MDLKFTSSRKYISISVPSKSQTMSPHIKSVDDVVVLGMNLSRFNKPTQFFICVSGVFMFYLIYGYLQELIFSVEGFKPFGWYLTLVQFGFYSIFGLIELQLIQDKRRRIPGKTYMIIAFLTVGTMGLSNTSLGYLNYPTQVIFKCCKLIPVMIGGVLIQGKRYNIADVSAALCMSLGLIWFTLADSTVAPNFNLTGVVLISLALCADAVIGNVQEKAMKLHNGSHSEMVLYSYSIGFVYILFGLTCTSGLSPAVTFCSKHPVQTYGYAFLFSLTGYFGISFVLALIKIFGALLAVTVTTGRKAMTIVLSFLFFAKPFTLQYVWSGLLVVLGIFLNVYSKNMDKIKLPSLHGLWKKSVEERKTRTLSQTV; encoded by the exons ATGGATCTGAAATTCACTTcatcaagaaaatacatttccatCAGTGTACCTTCCAAATCTCAAACTATGTCTCCTCATATCAAATCAGTAGATGATGTTGTAGTTCTTGGCATGAATCTCAGCAGATTTAACAAACCTACTCaatttttcatctgtgtttctgGAGTTTTTATGTTTTATCTAATCTATGGATATTTACAG gAATTGATATTTTCAGTGGAAGGTTTTAAACCTTTTGGTTGGTACCTCACTTTAGTGCAATTTggattttattccatttttgGACTAATAGAATTACAGTTGATtcaggacaaaaggagaag aatTCCTGGCAAAACCTACATGATAATAGCGTTTTTAACAGTGGGAACTATGGGTTTGTCAAATACCTCTTTAGGATATCTGAATTACCCTACTCAAGTCATCTTCAAGTGCTGTAAGCTGATTCCAGTTATGATAGGCGGGGTTTTGATACAAG GAAAACGTTATAATATTGCAGATGTGTCTGCTGCCCTATGTATGAGTCTTGGATTAATATGGTTTACTTTAGCCGACAGCACAGTCGCTCCAAACTTCAACTTGACAG GTGTGGTCCTAATATCCCTTGCCCTCTGCGCAGATGCAGTTATAGGAAATGTACAGGAAAAAGCTATGAAGTTGCACAATGGTTCTCATTCAGAAATG GTTTTGTATTCCTATTCAATAGGTTTTGTGTATATTTTGTTTGGATTAACATGCACTAGTGGATTAAGCCCCGCAGTAACATTTTGCTCAAAG catCCAGTGCAGACTTACGGTTATgcattccttttctccctgactgGGTATTTTGGCATATCCTTTGTTCTAGCTTTGATTAAAATCTTTGGTGCCCTTCTGGCTGTAACAG taacaacaggaagaaaagcaatgaccattgtgctttcttttttgttctttgcaaAGCCATTCACATTACA GTATGTGTGGTCAGGCTTACTGGTTGTCCTTGGTATATTTCTTAATGTTTACAGTAAGAATATGGATAAAATCAAACTGCCTTCACTGCATggtctttggaaaaaaagtgtggaagaaagaaaaacaaggacgTTGTCACAAACAGTATAG
- the SLC35B3 gene encoding adenosine 3'-phospho 5'-phosphosulfate transporter 2 isoform X1, translating into MGAALSDRGHTEREEQKEDNSSTECSELGIMDLKFTSSRKYISISVPSKSQTMSPHIKSVDDVVVLGMNLSRFNKPTQFFICVSGVFMFYLIYGYLQELIFSVEGFKPFGWYLTLVQFGFYSIFGLIELQLIQDKRRRIPGKTYMIIAFLTVGTMGLSNTSLGYLNYPTQVIFKCCKLIPVMIGGVLIQGKRYNIADVSAALCMSLGLIWFTLADSTVAPNFNLTGVVLISLALCADAVIGNVQEKAMKLHNGSHSEMVLYSYSIGFVYILFGLTCTSGLSPAVTFCSKHPVQTYGYAFLFSLTGYFGISFVLALIKIFGALLAVTVTTGRKAMTIVLSFLFFAKPFTLQYVWSGLLVVLGIFLNVYSKNMDKIKLPSLHGLWKKSVEERKTRTLSQTV; encoded by the exons ATGGGCGCCGCG ctttcagaCAGAGGACacacagaaagagaagagcagaaagaagataACAGTAGCACCGAATGCAGCGAACTAGGAATCATGGATCTGAAATTCACTTcatcaagaaaatacatttccatCAGTGTACCTTCCAAATCTCAAACTATGTCTCCTCATATCAAATCAGTAGATGATGTTGTAGTTCTTGGCATGAATCTCAGCAGATTTAACAAACCTACTCaatttttcatctgtgtttctgGAGTTTTTATGTTTTATCTAATCTATGGATATTTACAG gAATTGATATTTTCAGTGGAAGGTTTTAAACCTTTTGGTTGGTACCTCACTTTAGTGCAATTTggattttattccatttttgGACTAATAGAATTACAGTTGATtcaggacaaaaggagaag aatTCCTGGCAAAACCTACATGATAATAGCGTTTTTAACAGTGGGAACTATGGGTTTGTCAAATACCTCTTTAGGATATCTGAATTACCCTACTCAAGTCATCTTCAAGTGCTGTAAGCTGATTCCAGTTATGATAGGCGGGGTTTTGATACAAG GAAAACGTTATAATATTGCAGATGTGTCTGCTGCCCTATGTATGAGTCTTGGATTAATATGGTTTACTTTAGCCGACAGCACAGTCGCTCCAAACTTCAACTTGACAG GTGTGGTCCTAATATCCCTTGCCCTCTGCGCAGATGCAGTTATAGGAAATGTACAGGAAAAAGCTATGAAGTTGCACAATGGTTCTCATTCAGAAATG GTTTTGTATTCCTATTCAATAGGTTTTGTGTATATTTTGTTTGGATTAACATGCACTAGTGGATTAAGCCCCGCAGTAACATTTTGCTCAAAG catCCAGTGCAGACTTACGGTTATgcattccttttctccctgactgGGTATTTTGGCATATCCTTTGTTCTAGCTTTGATTAAAATCTTTGGTGCCCTTCTGGCTGTAACAG taacaacaggaagaaaagcaatgaccattgtgctttcttttttgttctttgcaaAGCCATTCACATTACA GTATGTGTGGTCAGGCTTACTGGTTGTCCTTGGTATATTTCTTAATGTTTACAGTAAGAATATGGATAAAATCAAACTGCCTTCACTGCATggtctttggaaaaaaagtgtggaagaaagaaaaacaaggacgTTGTCACAAACAGTATAG